In the Nitrospirales bacterium LBB_01 genome, one interval contains:
- a CDS encoding transglycosylase SLT domain-containing protein, whose protein sequence is MKKPAEMIYFIMIFSSILISTQSYCEADELYLRQGSSDTTPSENKMSGTGNIFKLPRSSQFQTPPELRHQVDFWKKIFTGINNRQCVIHDKRAMGVIYETIELTENESKDKKMRAFAVSPILRKYKDILERLDTLSQGELERLTGEDKRVYDLLYSNGIRSGYKDAAERLRIQVGQSDRFKKALSRSTLYLKKIEDVFADKGLPLELTRLPFVESAFDINAYSWAKAAGLWQFTRYTAKKYININKAVDERLDPIKSTTAATKLLAFNYSQLHSWPLAITAYNHGCYGMQRAVQSTATMDICYIVDNYDGPAFGFASRNFYTELLAVLEILDEYDKYFSDIVFQYPENFDTVKITKSVKLGRLIAGTPVTVGDIQRLNPELLSPVLVSKIALPKNYTLKIPQGTKEHIFSALDTDSQTADKNPNDVDLTALKNVTETPVKVTQSTAYKEHVIQKGQTLYSISRLYNVPLCDIMKINDLKNPESIKSGQVLKIPAAT, encoded by the coding sequence ATGAAAAAACCGGCAGAGATGATTTATTTTATAATGATTTTTTCATCAATTTTAATTTCAACACAGAGCTATTGTGAGGCAGATGAGCTGTATTTGCGGCAAGGGTCATCTGACACGACGCCATCTGAAAATAAAATGAGCGGCACAGGAAACATTTTCAAACTGCCACGATCATCTCAATTTCAGACGCCACCAGAACTTCGCCATCAGGTTGATTTCTGGAAAAAGATATTTACCGGTATAAATAATCGCCAGTGTGTTATTCACGACAAAAGGGCAATGGGTGTTATATATGAAACTATAGAATTAACTGAAAATGAGAGTAAAGACAAAAAAATGAGAGCATTTGCCGTATCTCCTATTTTAAGAAAATACAAGGATATACTGGAAAGGCTGGATACTCTTTCACAAGGGGAATTGGAAAGGCTTACCGGTGAGGACAAACGCGTCTATGATTTGCTATATAGTAACGGTATAAGGAGTGGTTACAAAGATGCAGCAGAGCGCCTCAGGATTCAGGTGGGGCAAAGCGACCGTTTTAAAAAAGCGCTAAGCCGAAGCACATTATACCTTAAAAAAATAGAGGATGTATTTGCCGATAAGGGGTTACCGCTTGAGCTGACGCGTCTTCCATTTGTGGAGTCGGCTTTTGACATAAATGCGTATTCGTGGGCAAAGGCGGCGGGGCTTTGGCAATTTACCAGATATACGGCTAAAAAGTATATTAATATTAATAAGGCAGTAGATGAGAGGCTTGATCCAATAAAATCAACGACTGCTGCTACAAAACTTCTTGCATTCAATTACTCACAATTGCACTCATGGCCGCTTGCCATCACTGCATACAATCACGGCTGTTATGGAATGCAGCGGGCTGTGCAGAGTACGGCTACCATGGATATCTGCTACATAGTGGATAACTATGACGGCCCTGCTTTTGGTTTTGCATCAAGGAATTTTTATACAGAACTCCTTGCCGTTTTAGAGATACTTGATGAGTATGACAAATACTTCAGCGATATTGTTTTTCAGTATCCGGAAAATTTTGACACTGTAAAAATTACGAAATCCGTTAAACTTGGTCGTCTGATAGCAGGCACCCCTGTCACAGTCGGTGATATTCAGAGACTTAACCCTGAATTGTTAAGTCCTGTGCTTGTCTCAAAAATCGCTCTCCCAAAAAACTATACACTGAAAATTCCACAAGGCACTAAAGAACACATATTCTCAGCACTTGACACCGACTCTCAAACAGCCGATAAGAATCCCAACGATGTTGACCTAACTGCACTGAAAAATGTTACCGAAACTCCGGTAAAAGTCACTCAGTCAACAGCTTATAAAGAACACGTTATACAAAAGGGGCAGACTCTTTATTCAATCTCCCGACTTTATAACGTTCCGCTATGTGATATTATGAAAATAAACGATCTGAAAAACCCTGAAAGCATAAAATCCGGTCAGGTGCTTAAAATTCCTGCTGCGACGTGA
- a CDS encoding class I SAM-dependent methyltransferase yields MINTVVKPAARKIRKYITTLFINVLKVFFKHRIFVKGEFIDLAIREELIGIDELKKIICSYADRVNIVKEIINSGVLKAEDVLSATIDTGALSFIEAVQICLQKNYLEIRQLYSALYICGDGIEIGALNKPLKVSSAAKVSYVDRTPNEQLKEHYSDIDTFLNVDIVDNGEKLATIADSSQDFVIANHFLEHCENVIEALNNMLRVLKLKGILYLAVPDMRYTFDKDRQTTSFKHLLMDYTEGTETSRDAHYRDWAEHVVMYEHWNAHCREESSYCDWLTNIDSFKKEKYINRWTSELMSKSYSIHFHVWSPVEILQMLTSYKTLSIYDFEVLTVTASNGEIIIILERGDIRK; encoded by the coding sequence GTGATAAATACTGTAGTAAAACCTGCTGCCAGGAAAATTAGAAAATATATCACAACACTATTTATTAATGTTTTAAAAGTTTTTTTTAAACATAGAATATTTGTTAAAGGTGAGTTTATTGACTTAGCCATCAGAGAAGAGTTAATAGGCATTGATGAGTTAAAGAAAATTATTTGTTCTTATGCTGACAGAGTTAATATAGTTAAGGAAATTATAAACAGCGGTGTTCTTAAAGCAGAAGATGTTTTAAGTGCAACAATAGACACTGGGGCACTGTCTTTTATAGAAGCAGTTCAAATTTGCCTGCAAAAGAACTATCTTGAAATAAGACAATTATACTCTGCATTGTACATATGTGGCGATGGTATAGAGATAGGGGCGTTGAATAAACCCCTTAAAGTCTCCTCTGCTGCAAAAGTATCCTACGTTGACAGGACTCCTAATGAACAACTCAAAGAACATTATTCCGACATTGACACATTCCTTAATGTTGACATAGTTGACAATGGAGAGAAACTTGCAACAATTGCGGACTCATCACAGGACTTTGTAATCGCAAACCATTTTCTTGAGCACTGCGAAAATGTAATAGAGGCATTAAACAACATGCTGCGAGTTTTAAAACTTAAGGGTATTTTGTATCTTGCCGTGCCTGATATGCGTTACACATTTGACAAAGACCGCCAAACCACTAGCTTTAAACATCTTCTCATGGATTATACTGAGGGGACTGAAACAAGCAGAGACGCACACTATAGAGACTGGGCAGAGCATGTTGTAATGTATGAGCATTGGAATGCACACTGCAGGGAGGAATCAAGCTATTGCGATTGGCTTACTAATATTGATAGCTTTAAAAAAGAGAAATATATAAATCGTTGGACATCTGAACTTATGTCAAAGAGCTATAGTATCCACTTCCATGTGTGGAGTCCAGTGGAGATTTTACAGATGCTTACATCGTACAAGACGTTATCAATATATGATTTTGAAGTACTCACAGTAACTGCCAGTAATGGCGAAATTATCATAATTTTAGAGAGAGGTGATATCCGAAAATGA
- a CDS encoding FliA/WhiG family RNA polymerase sigma factor gives MKKYKSELSDEQKEEIIKEFLSFIKYTAYRLSSRMPPQLTTDDLISVGVMGLLDSIDNYDANRAKLKTFAEFRIKGAMLDEIRTFDTAPRSLKEKVNELKAVHSKLEKMLGRAPEDVEIANELNISVDDYYKILKDANSVITLRFEDFSSKTSDGEEMNVMENIPDISGRDVLTKLVDESQKRILAGHIASLPDKEKLVLSLYYWDELTMKEIGKVLSLSEGRVCQLHSQAVLRLKSKLGTERLR, from the coding sequence GTGAAAAAGTATAAATCAGAACTGAGCGACGAACAGAAAGAAGAGATTATAAAGGAGTTTCTCTCCTTTATAAAGTACACGGCTTACAGATTGTCAAGCCGTATGCCGCCTCAGTTGACAACTGATGACCTTATAAGCGTAGGTGTTATGGGTTTGCTTGACTCTATTGATAATTACGACGCTAACAGAGCCAAGCTAAAGACCTTTGCTGAGTTCAGGATAAAGGGTGCTATGCTGGATGAGATTCGTACATTTGACACAGCGCCGCGCTCTCTTAAGGAAAAAGTTAACGAGTTGAAAGCCGTTCACTCCAAACTGGAAAAAATGCTGGGCAGGGCTCCTGAGGACGTGGAAATCGCTAATGAGTTAAATATTAGTGTAGATGACTACTATAAGATATTGAAAGATGCAAACTCAGTAATAACTCTCCGCTTTGAGGACTTTAGCTCTAAGACCTCTGACGGCGAGGAAATGAATGTCATGGAAAACATACCGGATATTTCAGGCCGCGATGTGCTTACTAAACTTGTCGATGAATCCCAGAAAAGGATTCTTGCCGGACATATTGCATCCCTGCCTGATAAGGAAAAACTTGTGCTTTCACTGTACTACTGGGATGAGTTAACAATGAAAGAAATTGGGAAAGTGTTGAGTCTTTCAGAGGGACGAGTTTGCCAGCTTCACTCTCAGGCGGTCCTTAGACTTAAATCCAAATTAGGCACTGAACGACTCCGGTAG
- a CDS encoding MinD/ParA family protein, with amino-acid sequence MLRGSGGREKHIRTIAMASGKGGVGKTNIVANLAIAMKKLGHEVLILDADLGLSNIDVLLHLAPKYNMQNVLNGEMSLSDIIVEGPHGIKILPASSGVQELTVLDEFQRLRLLDEFESFNSNIDVMLIDTAAGISENVAFFCIAAQEIIILATPEPTAMTDAYALMKVLYTRYQEKEFSVLVNNVRGEDEGREVFKRLATAADKFLNVSLDYLGYIPYDAAVPAAVRQQRAFIEVNPNGKASKKVTDLAYKLMSRTKHRVKGSLQFFIGNLLSATSGENV; translated from the coding sequence ATGTTAAGAGGCAGTGGCGGCAGAGAGAAACACATCCGTACGATAGCTATGGCAAGCGGAAAGGGCGGTGTGGGAAAGACTAACATTGTGGCAAATCTGGCAATAGCTATGAAAAAACTGGGTCATGAGGTGCTTATTCTTGATGCCGATTTAGGACTAAGCAATATAGATGTGCTTTTACACCTTGCACCAAAGTACAATATGCAAAATGTGCTAAACGGTGAGATGTCACTCTCTGATATAATAGTGGAGGGGCCTCACGGAATAAAGATTCTCCCTGCCTCATCAGGAGTTCAAGAGCTAACCGTATTAGATGAGTTTCAGAGACTAAGGCTGCTTGACGAATTTGAGAGTTTTAACAGTAACATTGATGTAATGCTGATTGACACGGCTGCTGGAATATCGGAAAATGTGGCGTTTTTTTGTATAGCGGCGCAGGAAATCATAATTTTGGCAACACCGGAGCCAACGGCTATGACTGATGCGTATGCGCTTATGAAAGTACTCTACACCCGGTATCAGGAAAAGGAGTTCAGCGTGTTGGTAAACAATGTTAGAGGAGAAGATGAGGGCAGGGAGGTATTTAAACGACTTGCTACGGCGGCTGATAAGTTTTTAAATGTTTCCCTTGATTACTTAGGATATATCCCATACGATGCAGCCGTACCGGCAGCTGTGAGGCAGCAAAGAGCCTTTATAGAGGTAAATCCTAACGGTAAAGCCTCTAAAAAGGTCACCGACCTGGCTTATAAACTGATGAGCAGAACCAAACACAGAGTGAAGGGATCGCTTCAGTTTTTTATTGGCAATCTACTTTCCGCTACCTCTGGTGAAAATGTATAA
- the flhF gene encoding flagellar biosynthesis protein FlhF yields MKIKKFQAKTFAEALSMVKKELSEDAIILSTEELKGAHPCVEVTAAVDYDSPRAGTYDTRAVRLKNDLNILEKIRNLSKESAAQPAKAAKDKSSRGKVNQRQESAQDVIETAVAPVVERAEKTAAADIRAAAHKPVEIAPEPVNHITEPAFTRRELEHFLNKMTVKVQSEIEYLRDSIEDMKNLGFEMSLPPKKRMLLYYLKERAIREEYAILLCEKANDVQDIPSLLMSNIKVKEKHTDRKAIMLIGPTGVGKTTTIAKLAANSIREGKRTAIINLDTYRIGAVEQVRIYARIMGIPLAVASTPVELKNTLLRFAETKDIIYIDTTGRSPMDEAYMDDMAEICLSDLPIEVHLLMSANSDDEFMTEAYRYYRRLPINYLGYTKVDEAVRYGSVYNMALTYQKPIAYITTGQKVPDDIEFAGMERIADLVLKKEFYKC; encoded by the coding sequence ATGAAGATTAAAAAATTTCAGGCAAAAACATTTGCTGAGGCGCTTTCTATGGTAAAGAAGGAATTAAGTGAGGACGCTATAATTCTCTCAACAGAGGAACTTAAGGGGGCACATCCCTGTGTGGAGGTAACTGCCGCTGTTGACTATGACTCTCCTAGGGCTGGAACTTACGACACACGGGCAGTAAGACTGAAAAATGATCTTAATATTCTGGAAAAAATACGGAATTTAAGCAAAGAGAGTGCCGCACAACCGGCAAAGGCCGCAAAGGATAAAAGTTCAAGAGGTAAGGTTAATCAGAGGCAGGAATCGGCTCAAGATGTAATAGAGACTGCTGTTGCGCCGGTTGTTGAGCGGGCTGAAAAGACAGCGGCTGCCGATATAAGAGCCGCAGCTCACAAACCTGTTGAAATTGCACCTGAGCCGGTAAACCACATAACCGAGCCGGCTTTTACACGGAGGGAGTTAGAGCATTTTCTTAATAAAATGACAGTTAAGGTACAAAGTGAAATTGAGTATCTAAGGGACAGCATAGAGGATATGAAAAACCTGGGGTTTGAAATGTCCCTGCCGCCAAAGAAAAGAATGCTCCTCTATTATCTGAAAGAAAGAGCAATACGTGAGGAGTATGCAATACTTTTATGCGAAAAGGCTAACGATGTGCAAGATATTCCCTCCTTGCTCATGTCTAACATAAAAGTAAAAGAGAAACACACAGACAGGAAGGCAATAATGCTGATAGGCCCAACAGGCGTTGGTAAGACAACGACAATCGCCAAGCTTGCGGCAAACTCAATTAGAGAGGGCAAAAGGACAGCCATAATCAATCTTGACACGTACCGGATAGGCGCAGTTGAGCAAGTGCGGATATATGCCCGTATTATGGGAATACCGCTTGCTGTGGCTTCAACTCCTGTGGAGCTAAAAAACACACTGCTCAGATTTGCAGAAACGAAAGACATAATATACATAGACACGACAGGACGGAGCCCGATGGATGAGGCGTATATGGATGACATGGCAGAGATATGCTTGTCTGATTTACCAATAGAGGTGCATCTTTTGATGAGCGCCAACAGTGACGATGAGTTTATGACTGAGGCGTACCGTTACTACAGACGCTTACCGATAAACTATCTTGGTTACACGAAGGTGGATGAGGCGGTGCGTTACGGCTCGGTGTATAACATGGCGCTAACGTATCAAAAGCCGATAGCCTATATCACTACAGGGCAGAAGGTGCCGGATGATATAGAGTTTGCAGGGATGGAAAGGATAGCTGATTTGGTACTGAAAAAGGAGTTTTATAAATGTTAA
- the flhA gene encoding flagellar biosynthesis protein FlhA: protein MNWLKFIKEKAEIVVSIAVVSILGVMLIPLHPFLLDMLLSISIAISIVILITSIYIHKPLDFSVFPTVLLLTTLFRLALNVATTRLVLVHGNEGIEAAGDVIMSFGNFVVGGNYAVGLIIFLILVIVNFVVITKGSGRIAEVAARFTLDAMPGKQMSIDADLNAGLINEKEAKERREEIAQEADFYGAMDGASKFVRGDAVAGLIITGVNILGGIFIGVIQKGMPILDALQTYTILTIGDGMVTQIPALLISTAAGIVVSRAGKESDMGQDITSDVLINPKTLFTASGVLFVFAMIPGLPHIPFLLIAAAASGLAYLLTLKTKEDELAEKAAELPVEEAKPETFIEIDPLTLEIGYGLIPLVEEQRGELLGKIKAMRRQLAKDIGFVIPPVHIRDNLQLRPHEYSFIIRGIEAARNEVMMNHWLAVASDSVEKIDGIPSKEPAFGLPAVWIEEVNIESAQLLGYMVVDTPTVIATHLTELIRTHCWELLSRTEVQNMLDNVSRTYPKIVEELVPSLMTLGGIQRVLQNLLKERVPINDIVTVLETILDYAPNVKDPDMLAEYVRQALGRHISKQYAMQDGSVPVFTLDPRFESSIGRSVQTGESINPDIINRLVKGVEKLMDKDSLRGVQPIILCSTHIRRFLKRLLEKFVPTVVVLSNAEISSARLFTLGVVRYED from the coding sequence ATGAATTGGCTTAAATTTATAAAAGAAAAAGCGGAGATAGTAGTTTCCATAGCAGTGGTAAGCATTCTTGGGGTAATGCTCATACCACTGCATCCTTTTTTACTTGACATGCTGCTTTCCATCTCAATAGCCATCTCAATAGTTATTCTGATAACCAGTATTTATATACATAAGCCGCTTGATTTCTCGGTGTTTCCAACTGTGCTTCTTTTGACTACTCTGTTTAGGTTAGCCCTAAACGTGGCAACGACACGGCTTGTTCTTGTCCATGGTAATGAGGGTATAGAGGCGGCAGGGGATGTTATCATGTCCTTTGGAAACTTTGTTGTAGGCGGCAACTACGCTGTAGGGCTTATTATATTCCTGATTCTCGTTATTGTTAATTTTGTAGTAATAACCAAAGGTTCCGGTCGAATTGCAGAGGTTGCGGCAAGATTTACATTGGACGCTATGCCCGGCAAACAGATGTCTATAGATGCGGATTTAAACGCAGGTCTTATAAACGAAAAAGAGGCAAAGGAACGTCGTGAGGAAATAGCACAGGAGGCGGATTTCTACGGAGCTATGGACGGTGCCAGTAAGTTTGTGCGAGGAGATGCTGTGGCCGGTCTTATCATAACCGGTGTAAACATTTTAGGCGGAATTTTTATCGGTGTTATTCAAAAGGGGATGCCTATACTGGACGCCCTTCAGACTTACACCATCCTTACCATAGGAGACGGTATGGTAACTCAGATACCGGCGCTTTTAATATCAACTGCGGCAGGTATCGTAGTGAGCCGCGCCGGCAAGGAATCTGATATGGGTCAGGACATCACCAGTGATGTGTTAATTAATCCTAAGACACTGTTTACAGCCTCCGGTGTTTTGTTTGTTTTTGCCATGATTCCAGGCCTTCCCCACATACCGTTTCTATTGATAGCGGCGGCAGCATCTGGGCTAGCGTACCTGTTGACATTAAAAACGAAAGAAGACGAGCTTGCAGAGAAGGCGGCAGAGTTGCCCGTAGAGGAGGCTAAGCCTGAGACATTTATAGAAATAGATCCGCTTACGCTTGAAATCGGCTATGGTCTGATACCATTGGTTGAGGAGCAGCGCGGTGAGCTTCTTGGTAAGATTAAGGCCATGAGACGTCAGCTTGCTAAAGACATTGGGTTTGTTATTCCCCCTGTTCACATACGAGACAACCTGCAGCTGCGCCCCCATGAGTACAGCTTTATTATAAGAGGGATAGAGGCGGCAAGAAACGAGGTTATGATGAACCACTGGCTGGCAGTGGCCTCAGATAGTGTGGAGAAAATAGACGGCATACCGTCAAAAGAGCCTGCTTTTGGGCTGCCTGCTGTCTGGATAGAAGAGGTTAATATTGAAAGCGCACAGCTTCTTGGCTACATGGTAGTGGATACGCCGACAGTTATTGCAACGCATTTGACAGAGTTAATCAGAACACACTGTTGGGAACTCCTTTCCAGAACTGAGGTACAGAACATGCTTGACAATGTATCGCGTACGTATCCAAAGATAGTGGAGGAGCTGGTACCGTCCCTTATGACCCTTGGAGGCATTCAGAGGGTACTGCAAAATCTTCTCAAGGAGCGTGTGCCGATTAATGACATAGTGACAGTGCTTGAGACTATCCTTGATTATGCGCCAAATGTGAAAGACCCTGACATGTTGGCTGAGTATGTAAGACAAGCCCTTGGCAGACACATCAGTAAGCAGTATGCCATGCAGGACGGCTCTGTGCCTGTTTTCACTTTAGATCCTCGTTTCGAATCCTCAATCGGCAGGAGTGTGCAAACGGGTGAGTCAATTAATCCTGATATTATAAACAGGCTTGTTAAAGGAGTAGAAAAGCTCATGGACAAGGATAGTTTAAGGGGAGTGCAGCCGATAATCCTTTGTTCAACTCATATACGCAGGTTTTTAAAACGTCTGCTTGAGAAATTTGTACCTACCGTTGTGGTTCTTTCCAATGCTGAGATTTCCTCGGCAAGGCTTTTTACGTTAGGAGTGGTCAGATATGAAGATTAA